A genome region from Coffea arabica cultivar ET-39 chromosome 7e, Coffea Arabica ET-39 HiFi, whole genome shotgun sequence includes the following:
- the LOC113702137 gene encoding uncharacterized protein — MSGRGGDSDSDDAAPEEFTSQQGIEQDEEITRLQKENKARVVREGKDRRRRWAQKVTPRPLGEEESIEDAKEIEPKQESLDYQGMLPDEIVKLLAAGEKKVFSSDSEEEKPKKKPSSAKKKRTKRPGLEPIILEEIPPAQCLQSSLEFLKKRKMQISRSSAVLNNSDQALRLLSTSGLLSKK; from the exons ATGTCGGGAAGGGGAGGAGATAGTGACTCCGACGATGCAGCCCCCGAGGAATTCACCTCTCAACAG ggaATCGAACAAGATGAAGAAATAACTAGActccaaaaagaaaataaggccAG AGTTGTTCGCGAGGGAAAAGACCGTCGGAGAAGATGGGCTCAAAAGGTAACTCCACGACCCTTGGGAGAGGAGGAAAGCATTGAAGATGCGAAGGAAATTGAACCAAAACAAGAGTCCCTTGATTACCAGGGAATGCTGCCAGATGAAATTGTGAAACTTCTTGCAGCTGGCGAGAA GAAAGTTTTTTCATCGGATtcagaagaagaaaaaccaaagaaaaagccCAGCTCAGCGAAGAAGAAGAGAACGAAAAGACCAGG GCTAGAACCTATTATTCTAGAGGAGATACCACCGGCTCAATGTTTACAGAGTTCACTGGAGTTTCTGAAGAAACGGAAAATGCAGATTTCAAGATCATCTGCTGTTCTGAACAATTCAGATCAAGCATTGCGGCTCCTTTCTACTTCAGGGTTACTGTCTAAGAAATGA